A genomic segment from Nocardiopsis sp. Huas11 encodes:
- the serC gene encoding phosphoserine transaminase translates to MTVTDEIQIPANLLPADGRFGSGPSKVRPAQLDALAASGSRYMGTSHRQKPVKSLVSRVRSGVRDLFSLPEGYEVVLGNGGTTAFWDIAAHGLLRSKSQHLAFGEFSSKFAKVAKGAPWLSEPTVISTDPGSHGEAVAEAGVDVYALTHNETSTGVAAPIKRVAGADEDALVLVDATSGAGGLPVDIAETDVYYFAPQKSFAADGGLWLAVMSPKALARVDEIAASGRYVPEFFSLTTAVDNSRKDQTYNTPAVATLLLLAEQLEWMNGQGGLDWTVARTAESSSILYTWAEKSSVATPFVTDPAKRSQVVGTIDFSDDVDAAAIAKVLRANGVVDTEPYRKLGRNQLRVAMFPAVEPSDVQALTECIDHVLTRLA, encoded by the coding sequence GTGACCGTGACCGACGAGATTCAGATCCCCGCGAACCTGCTGCCCGCCGACGGCCGCTTCGGCAGTGGCCCGTCCAAAGTCCGCCCAGCGCAGCTCGACGCGCTGGCCGCCTCCGGCTCCCGCTACATGGGGACCTCCCACCGCCAGAAGCCGGTGAAGTCCCTGGTCTCCCGCGTGCGTTCCGGCGTGCGCGACCTGTTCTCGCTGCCCGAGGGCTACGAGGTCGTGCTCGGCAACGGCGGCACCACCGCCTTCTGGGACATCGCCGCCCACGGCCTGCTGCGCTCCAAGTCGCAGCACCTGGCGTTCGGTGAGTTCTCCAGCAAGTTCGCGAAGGTCGCCAAGGGCGCTCCGTGGCTGTCGGAGCCCACCGTCATCTCCACCGACCCCGGCAGCCACGGCGAGGCCGTCGCCGAGGCCGGCGTGGACGTGTACGCGCTCACCCACAACGAGACCTCCACCGGTGTGGCCGCCCCGATCAAGCGGGTCGCCGGCGCCGACGAGGACGCCCTCGTGCTCGTGGACGCCACCAGCGGCGCGGGCGGCCTGCCCGTGGACATCGCCGAGACCGACGTCTACTACTTCGCCCCGCAGAAGAGCTTCGCGGCCGACGGCGGCCTGTGGCTGGCCGTCATGTCGCCCAAGGCCCTGGCCCGGGTCGACGAGATCGCCGCGAGCGGCCGGTACGTCCCCGAGTTCTTCTCGCTGACCACCGCCGTGGACAACTCCCGCAAGGACCAGACCTACAACACCCCGGCCGTGGCCACGCTGCTGCTGCTCGCCGAGCAGCTGGAGTGGATGAACGGCCAGGGCGGTCTGGACTGGACGGTGGCGCGCACCGCCGAGTCGTCCTCGATCCTCTACACCTGGGCGGAGAAGTCGTCGGTGGCCACGCCGTTCGTCACCGACCCGGCCAAGCGCTCGCAGGTCGTGGGAACGATCGACTTCAGCGACGACGTCGACGCCGCCGCGATCGCCAAGGTGCTGCGCGCCAACGGCGTCGTGGACACCGAGCCGTACCGCAAGCTGGGCCGCAACCAGCTGCGCGTGGCGATGTTCCCCGCGGTCGAGCCCTCCGACGTGCAGGCCCTCACCGAGTGCATCGACCACGTGCTCACGCGTCTGGCCTGA
- a CDS encoding glycerophosphodiester phosphodiesterase family protein codes for MRRNRNKTETPITIISHRGASGHRPEHTLASYELGARHGGDFIEMDLVATKDGRLICRHEQEIGGTTDVAAHPEFADRRTTRTIDGREVTGFFAQDFTLAEIKTLRAVERLQDVRAMNAMMDGTYEIPTLEEVVDLALSLTEELGRPIGIYPETKHPSHHVAQGLDLEPALIAVLREAGLTGEEPRLPVFLQSFEAESLRRLAETELPLVYLMGTEEHWLHYTTPDGLAEVAAFAHAIGPHKSLVVPVNEDGALGEPTDLVENAHEAGLLVHPYTFRSENHFLPADLCSDGEPGDYGAFAAEYEAFFSAGVDGVFTDFSRHAFLCREHFLDPQPVE; via the coding sequence GTGCGCAGGAACAGGAACAAGACGGAAACCCCGATCACGATCATCTCCCACCGCGGGGCGTCCGGGCACCGCCCGGAGCACACGCTGGCCTCCTACGAACTGGGGGCGCGCCACGGGGGCGACTTCATCGAGATGGACCTCGTCGCGACCAAGGACGGTCGGCTGATCTGCCGCCACGAGCAGGAGATCGGCGGGACCACCGACGTGGCCGCGCACCCGGAGTTCGCCGACCGGCGCACCACGCGCACGATCGACGGCCGCGAGGTGACCGGGTTCTTCGCGCAGGACTTCACGCTCGCCGAGATCAAGACGCTGCGGGCCGTGGAGCGGCTCCAGGACGTGCGGGCGATGAACGCGATGATGGACGGGACCTACGAGATCCCGACCCTGGAGGAGGTCGTCGACCTGGCGCTCTCGCTCACCGAGGAGCTGGGCCGCCCGATCGGGATCTACCCCGAGACCAAGCACCCCTCCCACCACGTCGCGCAGGGGCTGGACCTGGAGCCCGCGCTGATCGCGGTCCTGCGCGAGGCGGGGCTGACCGGCGAGGAGCCCCGGCTCCCGGTGTTCCTGCAGTCCTTCGAGGCGGAGAGTCTGCGCAGGCTCGCCGAGACGGAGCTGCCCCTGGTCTACCTGATGGGGACCGAGGAGCACTGGCTGCACTACACCACGCCCGACGGGCTGGCCGAGGTGGCCGCGTTCGCCCACGCGATCGGCCCGCACAAGAGCCTGGTGGTGCCCGTGAACGAGGACGGCGCGCTCGGCGAGCCCACGGACCTGGTGGAGAACGCGCACGAGGCCGGGCTGCTGGTGCACCCGTACACGTTCCGCAGCGAGAACCACTTCCTGCCCGCCGACCTGTGCTCGGACGGCGAGCCCGGCGACTACGGGGCCTTCGCCGCCGAGTACGAGGCCTTCTTCTCCGCCGGGGTCGACGGCGTGTTCACCGACTTCTCCCGGCACGCCTTCCTGTGCCGGGAGCACTTCCTGGACCCGCAGCCCGTCGAGTAG
- a CDS encoding 3-keto-5-aminohexanoate cleavage protein, which produces MRIEACLNGDRRPGAHPSLPVSVDQVVADAHAVAAVGATSIHLHPRDPSGAESLEPQVVAPLMESLRDQGPAVPVSVTSSLSAESDPWRRYDLVQRWASSALPDSVTVNLHEAGSIDLVHLLNDRRVAVEAGVWTVEAARILIATKIEVSAVLVEPTQVAVEDARDNADAILSLLDRAGIGAPRLLHGADATAWPMLEAAIEAGYDIRVGLEDTLRLPDGDEAHDNAALVAHAVSLADAAHRVG; this is translated from the coding sequence ATGAGGATCGAAGCCTGCCTGAACGGTGACCGCCGCCCCGGCGCCCACCCCTCCCTGCCCGTCTCCGTGGACCAGGTGGTGGCGGACGCGCACGCGGTGGCCGCCGTCGGCGCGACCTCGATCCACCTGCACCCGCGCGACCCCAGCGGCGCGGAGTCGCTGGAACCGCAGGTCGTGGCGCCCCTGATGGAGAGCCTGCGCGACCAGGGCCCCGCGGTGCCGGTGTCGGTCACCTCGTCGCTGTCGGCCGAGTCCGACCCGTGGCGCCGCTACGACCTGGTGCAGAGGTGGGCGTCGTCGGCGCTGCCGGACTCGGTGACGGTCAACCTGCACGAGGCGGGTTCGATCGACCTCGTGCACCTGCTGAACGACCGCCGTGTCGCGGTCGAGGCAGGAGTGTGGACGGTGGAGGCGGCCCGCATCCTCATCGCCACGAAGATCGAGGTGAGCGCGGTGCTGGTGGAGCCCACGCAGGTGGCGGTGGAGGACGCGCGCGACAACGCGGACGCGATCCTGTCGCTGCTCGACCGCGCCGGGATCGGCGCGCCCCGGCTGCTGCACGGAGCGGACGCGACCGCCTGGCCGATGCTGGAGGCGGCGATCGAGGCCGGGTACGACATCCGTGTGGGACTGGAGGACACCCTGCGCCTGCCCGACGGCGACGAGGCCCACGACAACGCGGCCCTGGTCGCCCACGCCGTGAGCCTGGCCGACGCCGCCCACCGCGTCGGCTGA
- a CDS encoding PPOX class F420-dependent oxidoreductase, whose protein sequence is MTVFTGPEIAYLSGGRGERRLARVATVGPDGDIHVTPVGWSLADGDTVVEISGHDFSRTKKFRDVQRTGRASMVVDDVLPPWHPRGVEVRGDAEAVEGENPRIRIRPRRVVSWGLEENGEPVPRSARTIAENIAPDSSPPSL, encoded by the coding sequence ATGACCGTCTTCACCGGCCCCGAGATCGCCTATCTCAGCGGAGGGCGCGGGGAGCGCCGACTAGCGCGGGTGGCCACCGTGGGACCCGACGGCGACATCCACGTGACCCCGGTCGGCTGGTCGCTCGCCGACGGCGACACCGTGGTGGAGATCAGCGGCCACGACTTCTCCCGCACCAAGAAGTTCCGCGACGTCCAGCGCACCGGACGCGCCTCCATGGTCGTGGACGACGTCCTGCCGCCCTGGCACCCGCGCGGGGTGGAGGTCCGCGGCGACGCGGAGGCCGTGGAGGGGGAGAACCCCAGAATCCGGATCCGTCCCAGGCGCGTCGTCAGCTGGGGCCTGGAGGAGAACGGCGAGCCCGTGCCGCGCAGCGCCCGCACCATCGCCGAGAACATCGCCCCCGACAGCTCCCCTCCCTCGCTCTGA
- the thpR gene encoding RNA 2',3'-cyclic phosphodiesterase: protein MRLFAALVPPEETQEALRAAVRAGRRHAPNLRWAPPDDWHITLVFLGEVGEEDLPDLEAALGAEAGAHVPFEVAVRGWGRFPPEGTRSSVLWAGVTGDTDALDSLALGLRRAARSARIPVETRPYVPHVTVARSRPPRDLTDTVQALGALRGHRWSAREVHLVESRLGADDPYRTVRTWTLGWEPDPHRSPERSTS, encoded by the coding sequence ATGAGACTGTTCGCGGCCCTGGTGCCGCCGGAGGAGACCCAGGAGGCCCTGCGCGCGGCGGTGCGCGCGGGCCGCCGTCACGCGCCGAACCTGCGCTGGGCCCCGCCCGACGACTGGCACATCACCCTGGTCTTCCTCGGCGAGGTCGGCGAGGAGGACCTGCCGGACCTGGAGGCCGCCCTGGGCGCGGAGGCCGGGGCGCACGTTCCCTTCGAGGTCGCCGTGCGCGGCTGGGGGCGCTTCCCGCCGGAGGGGACGCGCTCCTCCGTTCTGTGGGCCGGGGTCACGGGGGACACCGACGCCCTGGACTCGCTCGCCCTGGGCCTGCGCCGGGCGGCGCGTTCGGCACGGATCCCGGTGGAGACCAGGCCCTACGTGCCGCACGTCACCGTCGCGCGCAGCCGGCCTCCGCGCGACCTCACCGACACCGTCCAGGCACTCGGCGCCCTGCGCGGACACCGGTGGTCGGCGCGCGAGGTGCACCTGGTGGAGAGCCGCCTCGGTGCGGACGACCCCTACCGAACCGTTCGGACCTGGACGTTAGGGTGGGAACCCGATCCCCATCGATCTCCTGAGCGGAGCACGTCATGA
- a CDS encoding MFS transporter: protein MMRFPMFRSLAVRNYRLYALGQLLSNPGTWMQRIAQDWLVLQLSHGSGIALGMTTALQFLPLLLFGLWGGALVDRLDKRRLLIFTQGAMGVLAVGLGVLASVGAAEVWHVYVFAFALGMITVLDNPGRQAFVPEMVEREHLSNAIALNSASFQLGRVTGPAIAGLLIAWIGSGPVFVINGVSFAFTIVALLMIRTADLRTPEPVPKGKGQIREGLRYVRGRRDLVLLLVLAACVQFFGANGQNQIALMVNNVFASGAAAFGTAAAALAVGALVGALLAARRDRPRVRLVLIGAMGFGVAQVVAGLMPGYLAFVIVLVPMGVLFMTYVTTLNATFQLTVDSRMRGRVMSMFLLVFMGVAPIGAPVVGLLADAFGPRASLVTGGVVTVVVVSVLSVLLMRAKDVRWRALLPARWRGEDPSGEGTALDAAEAESSGESDGASRSHAETENESGTGNESGTGDGGGAGNESGTEAGSAGAGSDGGRRTARGAPGAATPV, encoded by the coding sequence CTGATGCGCTTTCCGATGTTCCGTTCCCTGGCCGTGCGCAACTACCGGCTCTACGCCCTCGGCCAGCTGCTCTCCAACCCCGGCACGTGGATGCAGCGCATCGCCCAGGACTGGCTGGTCCTGCAGCTGAGCCACGGCAGCGGCATCGCGCTGGGCATGACGACCGCGCTCCAGTTCCTGCCGCTCCTGCTGTTCGGGCTGTGGGGCGGCGCGCTGGTCGACCGGCTCGACAAGCGCCGGCTGCTGATCTTCACGCAGGGCGCCATGGGCGTGCTCGCCGTGGGGCTGGGCGTCCTGGCCTCCGTCGGCGCCGCCGAGGTGTGGCACGTGTACGTGTTCGCCTTCGCGCTCGGCATGATCACCGTGCTGGACAATCCCGGGCGGCAGGCGTTCGTCCCCGAGATGGTCGAGCGCGAGCACCTGAGCAACGCCATCGCCCTCAACAGCGCCAGCTTCCAGCTCGGCCGCGTCACAGGGCCCGCGATCGCCGGCCTGCTGATCGCGTGGATCGGCAGCGGTCCCGTGTTCGTCATCAACGGGGTGTCCTTCGCCTTCACCATCGTCGCGCTGCTGATGATCCGCACCGCCGACCTGCGCACCCCCGAGCCGGTTCCCAAGGGCAAGGGCCAGATCCGTGAGGGCCTGCGCTACGTCAGGGGGCGGCGCGACCTCGTGCTGTTGCTGGTGCTGGCCGCGTGCGTGCAGTTCTTCGGCGCCAACGGGCAGAACCAGATCGCGCTCATGGTCAACAACGTGTTCGCGTCCGGAGCCGCCGCCTTCGGTACCGCCGCGGCCGCGCTGGCGGTCGGCGCGCTGGTCGGCGCCCTGCTGGCGGCCCGTCGCGACCGGCCCCGGGTGCGACTGGTGCTCATCGGCGCGATGGGCTTCGGCGTGGCCCAGGTCGTGGCCGGGCTCATGCCGGGCTATCTGGCGTTCGTGATCGTCCTGGTGCCCATGGGCGTGCTGTTCATGACGTACGTGACCACGCTCAACGCCACCTTCCAGCTCACGGTCGACTCGCGCATGCGGGGCCGGGTGATGAGCATGTTCCTGCTGGTGTTCATGGGCGTGGCCCCGATCGGCGCGCCCGTCGTCGGGCTCCTGGCCGACGCCTTCGGTCCCCGGGCCAGCCTGGTGACCGGTGGTGTGGTCACCGTCGTCGTGGTGTCCGTGCTCTCGGTGCTGCTCATGCGGGCCAAGGACGTCCGCTGGCGTGCCCTGCTGCCCGCCCGGTGGCGCGGGGAGGACCCGTCGGGTGAGGGCACGGCCCTCGACGCGGCGGAAGCGGAGAGCTCCGGCGAGAGCGATGGGGCGAGCCGGAGCCACGCCGAGACGGAGAACGAGAGCGGGACCGGGAACGAGAGCGGGACCGGGGACGGGGGCGGGGCCGGGAACGAGAGCGGGACCGAGGCGGGTTCGGCCGGCGCCGGTTCGGACGGCGGACGGCGGACCGCGAGGGGCGCGCCGGGCGCGGCCACGCCGGTCTGA
- a CDS encoding NCS2 family permease produces MNASKPSPTGTAGTPANPVDRFFRVSERGSTIGTEIRGGLATFFAMAYIVVLNPLIIGTAEDVNGQVLGIPEIAAVTALVAAISCLIMGIVSRYPFAIAAGMGLNAVIAYGLAPLMPWADVFLLVIVEGLLLLILVLTGFRTAVFAAIPAGIKTGIAVGVGLFLALIGLVNAGFVQAGDGTPVQLGNGGLNGWPILIFVIGLLISIALYVRKVRGALLIGIVIATILAIVVETALGDGGEGLGWGLTVPSLPTSTGELVAIPDFSVIGLFADGGLNVIARWSDIGFATVIMLVFTLLLADFFDTMGTMVGVAHQAGLADENGNMANTREVLAADAVGTLLGGVGSASVATVYAESAAGVGEGARTGIAPIVTGAMMLVATLFTPLVSLVPFEAATPVLVIVGFMMMTQVTNIDFKDPAIGLGAFMAIIMMPFTYSIANGIGFGLLTYTFVRTVQGQGRQVHPLLWLISLVFLIHFAEEPIYAFIG; encoded by the coding sequence GTGAACGCATCGAAACCATCCCCCACCGGCACCGCCGGAACCCCAGCCAACCCCGTGGACCGCTTCTTCCGCGTGTCCGAACGCGGGTCGACCATCGGCACTGAGATCCGCGGCGGTCTGGCCACGTTCTTCGCCATGGCCTACATCGTCGTGCTCAACCCGCTGATCATCGGCACCGCCGAGGACGTCAACGGCCAGGTACTGGGCATCCCCGAGATCGCCGCCGTCACCGCGCTCGTCGCGGCCATCTCCTGCCTCATCATGGGCATCGTCAGCCGCTACCCGTTCGCCATCGCCGCCGGCATGGGGCTCAACGCGGTCATCGCCTACGGACTCGCCCCGCTCATGCCGTGGGCCGACGTGTTCCTCCTGGTCATCGTCGAGGGCCTGCTGCTGCTCATCCTCGTGCTGACCGGATTCCGTACCGCGGTCTTCGCGGCCATCCCCGCCGGCATCAAGACCGGCATCGCGGTCGGCGTGGGCCTGTTCCTCGCCCTCATCGGCCTGGTCAACGCCGGGTTCGTGCAGGCCGGCGACGGCACCCCCGTCCAGCTCGGCAACGGCGGCCTGAACGGCTGGCCCATCCTGATCTTCGTCATCGGCCTGCTCATCAGCATCGCGCTGTACGTGCGCAAGGTCCGGGGCGCGCTGCTCATCGGCATCGTCATCGCCACCATCCTCGCGATCGTGGTCGAGACCGCCCTCGGCGACGGCGGCGAGGGCCTCGGTTGGGGCCTGACCGTGCCGAGCCTGCCCACCAGCACCGGCGAACTCGTCGCCATCCCGGACTTCAGCGTCATCGGCCTGTTCGCCGACGGCGGCCTCAACGTCATCGCACGGTGGTCCGACATCGGCTTCGCCACCGTCATCATGCTGGTCTTCACGCTGCTGCTGGCCGACTTCTTCGACACCATGGGCACGATGGTCGGTGTGGCCCACCAGGCCGGACTGGCCGACGAGAACGGCAACATGGCCAACACCCGCGAGGTCCTGGCCGCCGACGCCGTCGGCACCCTGCTGGGCGGTGTGGGCTCCGCGTCCGTGGCCACGGTCTACGCCGAGTCCGCGGCCGGTGTCGGTGAGGGTGCCCGCACGGGCATCGCGCCGATCGTCACCGGCGCGATGATGCTCGTGGCGACCCTGTTCACCCCGCTGGTGTCGCTGGTGCCGTTCGAGGCCGCCACCCCGGTGCTGGTGATCGTGGGATTCATGATGATGACGCAGGTCACCAACATCGACTTCAAGGACCCGGCCATCGGCCTGGGCGCCTTCATGGCGATCATCATGATGCCGTTCACCTACTCGATCGCGAACGGCATCGGGTTCGGCCTGCTCACCTACACCTTCGTCCGCACGGTCCAGGGGCAGGGCCGCCAGGTCCACCCGCTGCTGTGGCTGATCTCGCTGGTGTTCCTGATCCACTTCGCCGAGGAGCCGATCTACGCGTTCATCGGCTGA
- a CDS encoding DUF2530 domain-containing protein, with product MRKPRRPDPDVHESDYRVPAALGTAAWTVALVVLIALGDGLPETERWWIGVCVTGIVLGVFGFLYIPRLLRQRSEAEARRESAGAP from the coding sequence GTGCGTAAGCCCCGCCGACCCGACCCCGACGTCCACGAGAGCGACTACCGCGTACCCGCCGCCCTCGGCACCGCGGCGTGGACGGTCGCGCTCGTCGTTCTGATCGCCCTGGGGGACGGCCTCCCCGAGACCGAGCGCTGGTGGATCGGCGTCTGCGTCACCGGCATCGTGCTCGGCGTCTTCGGCTTCCTCTACATCCCGCGACTGCTGCGTCAGCGCTCCGAGGCCGAGGCCCGCCGCGAGTCCGCCGGCGCCCCCTGA
- a CDS encoding methyltransferase, producing MSETEFPRGLAERLRGILIDADYTVSGVRDRLGDAAARALAREELVPALRATGGDERLGLLLRLWWLRSPIPERSARTILPIEELAGNGLVSVEEGPDGRTVRALVHLGPWELEDGRPGFVVSDPKVRPGSGTVPSPDHVVGAGGASSTLSQLIVNGPAERALDLGTGCGVQALHLASRAREIVATDLNPRAVRLAGISLALSGVTGAELRQGSLFEPVKGERFDLIVSNPPFVITPEASRYTYRESDLPGDTVCAELVRQAPAHLTEGGWCQILANWVHSDGDDWEDRVGGWVTGTGCSGWVVQRDVQDPAEYVELWLRDSCEHGTPEYTRRYDAWLDYFEREGIKGIGFGWISLRNDVAQDATVRVEELAHQIEQPVGPYLPEVVDGAMTALRLTDAALLSAHVALAPGVVEERVSRPGAPDPEKIVLRQRDGLRRVARIGTVEAALASVCDGTMPVGPLLDAISELMGEDPAVIRDRTPGALRTLISEGFFRVAR from the coding sequence GTGTCTGAGACTGAATTCCCGCGCGGCCTGGCCGAACGCCTTCGAGGCATCCTCATCGACGCCGACTACACGGTGTCGGGCGTCCGCGACCGCCTCGGCGACGCCGCGGCGCGCGCCCTGGCCCGGGAGGAACTCGTGCCCGCCCTGCGCGCCACCGGCGGGGACGAGAGGCTCGGACTGCTGCTGCGCCTGTGGTGGCTGCGATCGCCCATCCCCGAGAGATCGGCGCGCACGATACTGCCCATCGAGGAGCTGGCCGGGAACGGGCTGGTGAGCGTGGAGGAGGGCCCCGACGGGCGCACCGTGCGCGCCCTGGTGCACCTGGGCCCGTGGGAGCTGGAGGACGGCAGACCGGGGTTCGTGGTCTCCGACCCCAAGGTGCGCCCCGGCTCGGGCACCGTCCCCAGCCCCGACCACGTCGTCGGCGCGGGCGGCGCCTCCTCGACCCTGTCGCAGCTCATCGTCAACGGACCGGCCGAACGGGCCCTGGACCTGGGCACCGGCTGCGGCGTACAGGCGCTGCACCTGGCCTCGCGGGCCCGCGAGATCGTGGCGACCGACCTCAACCCCCGCGCGGTGCGCCTGGCCGGCATCAGCCTGGCCCTGTCGGGCGTGACGGGGGCCGAACTCCGCCAGGGATCGCTGTTCGAGCCGGTCAAGGGCGAACGGTTCGACCTCATCGTGTCCAACCCGCCGTTCGTCATCACACCGGAGGCCTCGCGGTACACCTACCGCGAGTCGGACCTACCGGGCGACACCGTGTGCGCGGAGCTGGTGCGCCAGGCGCCCGCCCATCTGACCGAGGGCGGCTGGTGCCAGATCCTGGCCAACTGGGTGCACTCCGACGGCGACGACTGGGAGGACCGGGTCGGCGGCTGGGTGACCGGCACGGGGTGCTCGGGCTGGGTCGTCCAGCGCGACGTCCAGGACCCGGCGGAGTACGTGGAGCTGTGGCTGCGCGACTCCTGCGAGCACGGCACCCCTGAGTACACGCGCCGGTACGACGCCTGGCTGGACTACTTCGAGCGCGAGGGCATCAAGGGCATCGGATTCGGCTGGATCAGCCTGCGCAACGACGTCGCCCAGGACGCCACCGTGCGCGTCGAGGAGCTCGCGCACCAGATCGAGCAGCCGGTCGGACCGTACCTGCCCGAGGTGGTGGACGGGGCGATGACGGCGCTGCGGCTGACCGACGCCGCCCTGCTCTCGGCGCACGTGGCGCTCGCGCCGGGTGTGGTGGAGGAGCGCGTGAGCCGGCCGGGGGCGCCGGACCCGGAGAAGATCGTGCTGCGCCAGCGCGACGGCCTGCGCCGGGTGGCGCGGATCGGCACCGTGGAGGCGGCGCTGGCGAGCGTGTGCGACGGGACGATGCCGGTGGGGCCGCTGCTGGACGCGATCTCCGAGCTCATGGGCGAGGACCCGGCCGTCATCCGCGACCGCACCCCCGGGGCGCTGCGCACGCTCATCTCAGAGGGCTTCTTCCGCGTCGCCCGCTGA